A portion of the Bacteroidales bacterium genome contains these proteins:
- a CDS encoding IS5 family transposase, with protein sequence MRTLVKKLADMVGKQDKTPQLSIFDTPLKRFINLEHELCILSTRIDWDSIEKEFSVYFSEIGRPSVPIRRMIGLLLLKHIYNLSDEAIVDRWIENPYWQYFSGEKVFQTQKPFDPTEFIHFRNRIGKDGAEKLLKVSIQLFGKEAQEKEVLIDSTVQEKNITYPTDAKQHKRIIEKVNKIARQEGIILRQTYTRTLKQLMIDQRFHNHPKRRKKAKAALRKIKTIAGRQVRDIERQFSPDQQQRYKELFIIINKILAQQKGGKNKIYSIHEPEVSCIAKGKEAKKFEFGNKTGIVLTKTTKIVVGAIAFQNNPYDGHTLEEHLKQTEYLTGRMPKVGIVDRGYRGKKKINDTEIISPSAPKKGATQYEKQKARKRFRARAGIEPVIGHIKHDHRMLRNYLKGVIGDQLNTLLAGTGFNLKKMLNRIKEQILFELFYILNFWKLFFQKNKLSKYWAF encoded by the coding sequence ATGCGTACCTTAGTTAAAAAGCTTGCAGATATGGTTGGAAAACAGGACAAAACACCTCAATTAAGTATTTTTGATACTCCCTTAAAAAGGTTTATCAATTTAGAGCATGAGTTGTGTATTTTATCTACACGAATAGATTGGGATTCTATAGAGAAAGAATTCTCAGTTTATTTTTCAGAAATAGGACGACCTTCTGTTCCTATTCGTAGAATGATAGGGTTGCTATTGTTAAAGCACATTTATAATTTAAGCGATGAAGCAATTGTTGACCGCTGGATTGAAAATCCATATTGGCAATATTTTAGTGGAGAGAAAGTTTTCCAAACTCAAAAGCCCTTTGATCCAACTGAGTTTATACATTTTAGAAATCGTATAGGCAAAGATGGTGCAGAAAAGTTATTGAAAGTATCGATTCAACTATTTGGCAAAGAGGCTCAAGAAAAAGAAGTCTTAATTGACAGTACCGTACAAGAAAAGAATATCACTTATCCAACCGATGCAAAACAACACAAACGTATTATTGAGAAAGTGAACAAGATAGCCAGACAAGAGGGAATCATATTACGTCAAACTTATACCAGGACTTTAAAGCAGCTGATGATAGATCAACGTTTTCATAATCATCCAAAAAGAAGAAAGAAAGCCAAAGCCGCCTTACGAAAAATAAAAACTATAGCTGGTCGCCAAGTCAGAGATATAGAAAGGCAATTTAGCCCAGATCAACAACAGAGGTATAAAGAACTATTCATCATTATCAACAAAATTTTAGCACAACAAAAAGGAGGTAAGAACAAGATTTACAGCATTCATGAGCCAGAGGTTAGTTGCATCGCAAAAGGTAAAGAAGCAAAGAAATTTGAGTTTGGAAATAAAACAGGAATAGTTTTAACTAAAACCACAAAAATAGTAGTTGGAGCCATTGCTTTTCAAAATAATCCTTACGATGGCCATACACTTGAAGAACATTTAAAGCAAACAGAATATTTAACTGGAAGAATGCCTAAAGTAGGGATTGTAGATAGAGGTTATCGAGGGAAAAAGAAAATTAATGATACCGAAATAATATCGCCATCTGCACCTAAAAAAGGAGCTACTCAATACGAAAAACAAAAAGCGAGGAAACGTTTTAGAGCCAGAGCAGGAATAGAACCGGTTATCGGTCACATTAAGCACGACCATAGAATGTTAAGGAATTATTTGAAAGGTGTAATTGGTGACCAATTAAATACACTTTTAGCGGGAACTGGGTTTAATTTAAAGAAAATGCTCAATAGAATTAAAGAGCAAATTCTTTTTGAACTATTTTATATCTTAAATTTTTGGAAACTGTTTT